The window aaataaatcataaaacctaattctcagtcaaatataatattaaatgatgaaaatgagaaGATAAAAATTCAAGTCAACTAAATCAATTTACCAAACCCGTGATCTGGGTCTTGAGACAAAgacaacctaataaaaaaaatcaaatgttgaaggacttGTGACCCGGattatgagaccgagataacattttagaaagaaaataaaaaagcgaCCTAGTTTAACcaagattaaaaatatcaaaactcacAACCTTGGTAATGATACCAGGGTATTCCtgtatgaagaaaataaaaatagattatgaaactTAGTTCTTAATCgactcaatgttaaatgatgaaattaaaaagaaaaaaaattaaaaatgatacaaaaaatgACCCGAGTCTACTTGTTAAGCACTATTCCCTGTTACTGAGGTCAGAATAACTcaatagaaagcaaacaaaacaaatcatgaaatgtaattcttaatcaacttaatattaaatgatggaaccaggaaaaaaagttaattaaaaaaacaagtcaaccaagttaacccgttaaacttacgatttgttttatgatattaggataacccaataaaaaacaaatataatattaaatgatgaaataaaaaaaaaacattaattgagaggaaataagaaaagaaaaacaaagtacttaattttatcatttaatattaaccAATAAAAAACTAAGCAAATAGGGGTTTTTATTATACCCCATAAAGATTACGTGGATGACCTGACATGTGTATTTATGAACTAATGAGATAAATTTAGGCTAGGAAAAAGGTCTGGTCACACAAAACCtaaataataacccaaaaagaTCATAACTTTTGCTTCGACTATtagatcgcgcttaaatttttacctGAGTTTTCAGAGACTGTTTTCCTTAATATAACCATGAAATCGCTACTCCAACTGCTGGATATTTAGATTTCAAAAATCTTATTCCAAAGCTCTAATTTTGACAGTTTTGTGATTATTCTCATGACCGGTTAACTGATTAGTCCTAAATTTAAATAGGtatcaacatcaattaaaattttattgtttatgaatCAGTTAACTAGTTAGccttgaatttaaataaatattaatattaattaaaattttatcatgattttcAACTAAGATATTCAAAAGTATgctattttaacatttttaaaattttttttgtatcatttcACTATTTATTACATGCTAATTGCCAAATTTATTCCACAGATAATTCCAACATGTCATGATCAAAAGGTTCCTGTCCTCTCCTCCAAATTTAATATGAGATTGTTTTACAGTATGGTTGCAagtgctttttaaatatttttttgtgaaaaaatacatgttaattatgtttttttattttttaaaaattatttttgacatcagcacattaaaacgatccaaaacatacaaaccatattaaattttaacaaaaaaaataaatttttaaaaaacaggaGTTGAACCGCGTTCTCAAACATTCCTATATCATGGACTCACGTGTATAAGCTCGCTGCACGTAACATGCCATTTCCCCCAAATACGAACAAATAATAACGTACGATAATGtggtatatattattatttttaaaatatttttttgtttaaaaatatatataaatatttatttttagattttttatattaatacattaacattattaaaaaaatattaatttaatattttttcttacaaaatatattttaaaacacactAAATACAACTTAAAATGCAATAACAAACTACTTCATCAATACTCTCACTGCTTCTTGTGTGCCATAGTTTAAGGGTGTATCCGacagtaataataattattttttaaagtaattttactttaaaatattttaaaataatattttaatttttaatttttaaaatttatttttaagaccggcacattaaaataataaaaaaacacaagaacaccaatttatttttggattatttttatgtgcagaagttaaaaatgaaattttaaaactaaataaaatattatttcaatacatttttaaataaaaaatatttttttaaaaaacatctatcatacttaaaaaaaaataccccttTAACTCCAACAATAAATTCCCATACAGGGcattataattaattgtttgagttaattataatgccctgaattaattataattaattaagaaagaaggagaaaaagaagaagaaggaggaggattGTATTCTGAAAAAGGACAATTACAATCATAGAAAGACTAATCAATAATGAACTAATAAGAAAAGGACacatcttttaataaataacgGTCACTTAGATTTTAAATCTTcctaaaatcactaaaaatagtttttaaatggTCCACTTCATTAATTTCTGTAGCTATTTAAACACATTCGAGATTCCTGAAAAGCACAggataaataaaaggaaagttCAAACTAAAAGAATTAAGATTGAAATAGTTAGAATAtataaggactaaaatataGCTCCCGTCATGTTTCTATAACCAAGGCGTCCGCTCTCCGTCACTTCCAACACTTTATTCTTCTCTTCCCCTTCAATCTTTTCTCTGATGCTCTCACAGTAACCTAACCAAGGATAAATCGGTCTTTCGATTATCCTGTTCTAAAATAATCGATcatcatcataataataatacatagtAATTAGTGTTGGATCCGAGAAATagagaagaagatttttttaaaaatcaatttccttATCCATGCAAATTCTCTGATAGATTTTTTGTGAAGAGATTATCAGGGTGTGTGTTTGGTTGTTTTTAgaatcaaagagaaaaatggGGTTCTTTAGTACAATACTAGGTTTCTGTGGATTCGGTGTTGGAATTTCCACGGGTCTTACCATCGGGTACTACCTCTTCATCTACTTCCAACCCTCCGATGTTAAGGTAATACATAATTTTACCATCCCTTAaccttttttcatttattgaggttttttaaattaagatgcttaatttaagtttttttcttcttagatgtgtttttgctaatgtttagttttattgttggatttttattttttatttttttaggatccTGAGGTACGGCCATTGGTAGAGCATGACTCGGAAACTTTGCAACGAATGCTTCCAGAAATACCGCTATGGGTGAAAAATCCGGACCATGATCGCGTAAGTGATTAGCATTCCTGGTTTAAATTAACTGCAATTTGTGTTTTAATGATGTTGCTTatgttgtttttgtgtttgtagATTGATTGGCTAAACAGGTTTATTCAATTAATGTGGCCTTACCTTGACaaggtttggtttgatttctatgGCTGATTCTTGTTTTCTTGCTAGTTGTTTCTTGATTGTATTTAATTGTTTGGTTCTGTTTTTGACTTTTTTGTGCAGGCCATTTGTAAGACCGCGGAGAATATAGCAAAACCAATAATTGCCGAGCAGATCCCAAAATACAAAATTGATGCGGTTGAGTTTGAAACTCTTACACTAGGCACCCTACCGCCAACCTTTCATGGTGAGCAGGGAGGGAGCTATTTGTTTGGTTTGTTAAGAGAAATTTTGAAGATGCATCCGTGTGTTTTCGCACTTTACATTATAATAAAAGTTATGTTATGACGCTGTTTGTGATGAATCTTTAAAATCATGTGAAGGGAAAATAAAatgtgttttgaaaaatgaCTTTACATTAGGGAGAGGGGTTCCTCTCTTTGAGGTGTAGGCATTTTGACAGTAATGTCCAATCCTGTATAATAGTTATCTAAGTTTGTATGGACTCTGTGTTTTTTCCTATTGAACTTTTATATTATGATCTTGTTAACTATTTTTCTCACCAGGAATGAAAGTTTATGTCACTGATGAGAAGGAGTTGATTATGGAACCATGCATAAAATGGGCTGGAAATCCTAATGTCACTGTTGCTGTTAAAGCATTTGGGTTGAAAGCAACTGCTCAGGTAATTGGATTCTCCTGTTTTAGAAGGAAATTGTTTTGTAGCTGACTTAGATTTAAGAAATTCTGTTTTATCGTTCTTTCAATAATGGCAGGTGGTTGATTTGCAAGTGTTTGCTTCACCACGCATAACTTTGAAGCCTTTGGTCCCTAGCTTTCCTTGTTTTGCCAACATCTACGTGTCGCTCATGGAGAAGGTTGGTGTTTATTTTTCCCTTGTTCAAACTCATGGATAATTGGatatttaaactgtccttgttAGATGGTggcttataatttttattgatactTAACTTGCTCTTTTTAAGTTTCCCCAATAACATAGGACCTCTGTTACTTACTAGGTCCCGATTTATCCTTGTTTATTAGAATCCAAAAGCTTCAGGCTGGCTCAAATTACTCAGCACCTTAGTTTGTAGAATACTCAACTCTGTGAATTCTCACACTTGAACTCCCATTCCACACCAATTCTTTGGGCTTTACAGTCCTTTTAAGGTGCCTTTACATTTCTGCCTGATTAGGGGCACTAACTCATTAATGCGAATACAGTTTTGAGGGATGATTTGTGATAATCTTGAGGCTCATTTTGAATCTATAATCAAAATGCCTGTACTGATACTGGTGTTGGCATATAGTTTACTGAAATTTGAGGgatgatttttatatgaaactTCTTGCTTGATCCATTGTGATCCATATTCACCACTTTGAGAGTACATACAAGCCTGgttcttatattattattttcttgtttttaattattctgcAGCCACATGTTGACTTTGGGCTCAAGCTCTTGGGGGCTGATTTAATGTCGATACCTGGCCTCTATAGGGTCGTCCAGGTGCAGTATTTGACATTCTATCTTTACATCTCCTTTTCGCAGTGAACTGGTTGAGAATGGTATAAAGCATTGCTAATTTAGAGAATCAATTTAGGACTGAGTCGTCCactggttttttggtttttgcatGTGTCTATTTGCTTCAAGTAGAGAATCCTAGATTACCAGCACCCACATTGAACCTGCTTGAGTATTGTGTATTTTGTTCATCTCTTGCCTTGTGGGAATGCATTGATCTAGTTCAACGTTTGTCCTCACCTCAACTATGATGGTCTTTTGTGGCTGCTTCATTGCTGTTTATTTTTTGCATCTATTTAATGTAAACTTGTTCTGCTTGTTAGACGGAAAATGGAAACTCTTCCACAAGCTGGCTTTTGTGAAAAGCATTGTAGCAAAAAGCAAAGTCAAAATATTTGAAAGCTTTGGTCGCTGAAATGTTAAAAGCAATTAGTTGTCAGTGTTTTGTATCATCTGTTCAAATTTTTATGGTTCATGATGTTAGTAGTGATAAAATGGTGTTTTGCTGCAGGAGATTATTAAAGATCAGGTTGCCAATATGTATCTATGGCCTAAAACCCTGGAAGTCCCCATCTTAGATCCTGCAAAGTGAGTTTTTGcaataatttgaaaacttttGTAAGCTATGATGACATAAAATTTGTCAAGAGTCCTGataaatttttatgctagacTGCCTTCATATTTGACCAATCACATTAAATGAAAAATGCAGAGCCATGAAGAGGCCTGTAGGAATTCTCAGTGTAAAGGTTCTGAGAGCAATGAAGCTGAAGAAGAAAGATCTGATGGGAGCAGCAGACCCCTATGTGAAAGTCAAGCTGACCGAAGATAAGCTTCCAGCGAAAAAGACCACTGTGAAGCACAAGAACTTGAACCCTGAATGGAATGAGGAATTCCATGTAGTTGTTAAAGATCCAGAATCTCAGGCTCTAGAATTACGTGTTTATGATTGGGAGCAGGTATGGGATTTTCATTCACCTATAAGAAGTTGCACTTTCTGTATTCTATTCTGCATCTCAAACAGTTTATTCTCTTTGCTTAGGTTGGCAAACATGACAAGATGGGTATGAATGTAGTGCCACTGAAAGAACTTACCCCAGAGGAACCAAAAATTATGACTCTTGAGCTCCTGAAAAACATGGACTTGAATGATCCTCAAAATGAAAAGTCACGTGGGCAACTTATGGTTGAATTGACATATAAACCATTCAAAGAGGACGATGTAAACCTAAGTTTTAAAGAGCAGGTGGAACAGAAGGCTCCTGAAGGAACCCCTGCTGGTGGAGGTCTGCTTCTTGTTATTGTTCATGAAGCTCAGGATGTTGAAGGAAAGCACCACACTAATCCATATGTACGACTTCTTTTTAGAGGGGAGGAGAAAAGGACTAAGGTATCTCTTTTTGTGGGTGTagatttatatgtataaataaattgtcgtggccttttttgttttcatttttatttccaCATCATATATCTCAAGAGAACTTCTGAAATTACAGGATAACCATGTTGAAATTAATTGTCTAGAACTTTGCTgtgagttttatattttaagtggAGATGGTTGGTCACATGAAACAAATAGTTATCTTGCCTCTAAATGGAAACCATTGTTTCCTTTGAGCAATGTTCATGGCTTCATGCAAGTTATTATAGAACCAAATTCTTACAAGTCATGGTTAatagctttatcttttattcTTACAGCACGTGAAGAAGAATAGAGATCCAAGATGGGAGGATGAATTCCAATATACGCTGGACAAGCCTCCTAGTAATGAGAAGCTACACGTGGAAGTCATCAGCACGTCGTCTAGGATTGGCCTGCTGCATCCAAAGGTACACAATACACTTTCTCTTTTAACTTTGTATAACAATAATGAATTATAGAAGTGGATGCTACCGAAGTGATCATTGTCATTTTGTCGGCAAAGATGGTTTTCTCGTGTAGCaccatttctacaaaaaaattacCTGTAGAAGTAAGGGTGTTTTATAAGGCTCGATGTCATGACCTGGAACATACATTTCataatttctacaaaaaaattaccaaagaTCGGCGACGTAGGAGCGATACCACAAAGGTATCCCAGCTACGCTATGCCTCAGAACATAcatttcataaaacaaatatataaaacttcaaaatttctcatcatcatataaaaataaaacaaaagttcaTAATACttattacattaaataaaatcaaatcaaatctttgAAACTTGATAACAACGTTATAGTGGAGCTTCTAAGgtgttgaataaaaaagaataagaagaaaagtgTCGCAGAAGCAAGCAAGGCATACCAACAAATAAAGTAGCAGGAACTCTCAATCAAAGGTGAACATAAGCtaagaacatgaaaataatattagaatGGAGGTTAGTTCAACAAACTCAGTGAGggaataacatttaatatatattataaatatttataagttaTAGGCCATAAATTGTGATATAATAGAAGTATAAGAActgaaacacacacacacacacacacacacacatataataaGCATAATACTAATATGGAAGTGATATACATGTTCGATATTAGATCATGCCATAGGCTTAGATAATAAACAAAATCCTAAAGTTTTGATAAAAGACGAGGTTTGCGGCCTCAATAATTATGAGTGGATCAGTCGCCATAGGCTGATGTCTCTCTCACTAGCTAGTTATATAGACTACTATGTGCATATAGACTAACTAGTCTCTGTTAGTATGGAGTTTCTGACAAGTATTTTGATATTCAAACGTAACATATATTCGcatttatatgtatattaaagcaaacaaataatatactaaatataattaaatcaacatAATGCGAATACAATTTCATGAAACTGACTAGCACTcggaaaataaatcaatatatagATATTCAAGAATGTCATTTATATTAATCATATAATCATTAGACAAATTATTTACATTACATGTATGTTAAAATTATCCCATTCACCTGGAAAATGGAGGCAAAAGACAAACAAATGTAGAATTGGAAACTATTGAGGATCACTAGGAGAAAACACCAGTAGAACctataacaaatacaaaaaatactcaaaaacaACTcgaagaaaataacataaaagattACAATTCTTATATTAGAGAccaaacataattataaaactgaaacaaatCCACCCTATCAATCCTGAATATTTTCCAAACCGATCAAACCTAAAAGAACCGATCAACCCCCACTGCTCTGTCAACCACTCGACCAAAATTGACCAATCAGTTGACCGAAAGTATCAGGCCAACCGGTCGACCGGTTGATCGGGATTCTAAAATCCCGATCTGTTAGTCTTTCAAAACTGCTGATCCTTAAAATTCAACTAGTTCCTCAAAAACCCATAATTCCAATCTTCatattagtttgtttttaacCAAACTAACATCCTAAAACATCTTAAATCATTCAATTATCAAATCAACATATTAAACATCATAAATTCCCGAAACACTTCTTTAATCCACAAACTATCAAAATCACCCTAGAACATTATTCTTGTGAATTGATTTAGATTGTCTTTAACCCATGTGTGATCATCCATATAATGATTATTCACACACTCAAAAGCTACTGAAGATATGATGTTTAATCACAGttctaaaacaacaaaaaagtaaGTCATGatacttgttttttcaaatcctttctaaaacccaaaaacttaagTTTTGATAGAGCTGAATTCTTTAGTATATTTGTGAGAAAAGTTACGGCATTaaaggaaaaagagaagaagtcGGCAAAATTCTCTTTAAATACACAGGTTGGGTTCTTGAATTTGGGTTATACTTGAGTTTGGATCTGATGGGTCAAAACTCGGGTCTTACACTCATACCTGGGGAATATAAATCTAGTGAGTACTTCTAACTTGTCTGGCTTGATGATTGCAACTTAATGCTTTGTGGAAGGTAACGGGTCTTCATGCATTCCCATTTTCTAGAAAGAGTAAAATATAAAGTAGACCCTCtagtttttcaaaatgaaaaacagtctctttaatttcaaaaataattaattaatcaattgacCAGTGTTGATCatgcttaatttaatatatctttGTACCAAATAATATCTTCTCTCTCATCAATCTTTCGATATCCTCtattcattttctctctctaaacaggaaaaaaagtgaaagagaGCATGAAATGGGTGAAAAGGATAAAGTTACAAGTAGATGAAAAACGCagggactaattaattatttttgaaactaGAGGGTCtatttaaatcatttgaaaaaataaagggactaatttataatttactcttaTAGAAAATActcttgaaaaacaaagaaagttaTGGGCTGTATTTTGGGTCACAGATTTGTCTTGCATACGTAGTTGTTTCTGAAGGCCGTGTCCTCCAAAGTTTTTCCCGAGCCACTTCCTCTATTACACGActgaataaaatctaaaacttcCTAGCTAAGAAGATGATCCATCCATAGATGAATTTGAGTTCAAAAATGAATAACGGAATGCAATTGTTGTGGTTACAAGTCAGTGATGGCTTTTAGATAAATTTTTAGCATACAAAGGAGGCTTTACTGAAATGAATAATTTCATGTTGTTTCTTTGTTCTTTAATCAGGAATCACTTGGTTATGTGGATATCAATCTCACAGATGTTGTTAATAACAGAAGAACCAACGGAAAGTATCACCTTATAGACTCGAAGAATGGACAGATTCAAATAGAGTTGCAGTGGAGACCAGCTTCATAAGCCTGTTGATtgtactctctctctttccctgtCAAGCCTTGAGATTCAGACTCTGCGTTAAATTTAGGATAGTGTGTGACAGGAGGAATGTGTTGTTTCAACAAAATTCTCTACCTTGGTtccctaattttaaaaaaaggtttgtACGTGAATTCATTGCCAGTCATTGGCAGATTGGTGGTGTATTTAAAAGCCCTGAAATGTGTTTCAAGAAGAAAATGAGAAGTGGAAAAATGATTTCAGGGTAGAAACATAAATAAGAGAACgagtgtgttttatttaaagagtgtgttttatttaaaaatgtattaaaatgattttttttcttgatttttttaatttttataagaagtatgttaaaacttttagaattactaataaaaatattaatttgatgtaattttatatcaaatatatttttaaaatgtgaaaATAGGGAATAAGGAAAGAAGATACTTAAAATGAATCATTACTAATGATTGAAAATGAATGATGGCATTTTAAGTGTTTATTTAGGagtgataatttttaaagtatttttttatttagaaatgtattaaaaatatataatttttttatattttttgaaattagaatatcaattttttaaaataatgataatgctTGACATCAAAGGAGAGCGACGGAGGGACACAATCATAACACAGATCGTAGCTTACAgaggtaatttttttatgatcatgTGATTAGTACAAAACCagctaaaaaataaagctcTCTTTTTATTACCCTTTAATCAAACTAATACATAATgtaattacaaagaaaatctTATATCATATGttataattgaaaatgaaattaatcaTAAATGATAACTCATTGATAACTTGAAAAATACATTGCATACAAAGTAAGGGGagcttcaattattttaaacagATAACTTGactttttgattattattaaaaatccaTCGTATAAAAACCGATTATTCATTGCTTACATTGACAAATCGAGAAAATTTAATGACCAATATGTAATCTTGCATCAAATCCAGATATTAAAAGGaaattcagaaaaaaagaaaaaacaagataaaagaaaagaaaaagtacCCTTGGAGATTATGTTAGGATGTAatgatcataattattattatcatgcaGGTCATTTAcatcttaataattaataattaaatctaatcatttataaattaaatataagcaaGTACGAAGGCCAATCAGCAACGTGgtcatttataaaattttaataaataccaAGTAAGATTAATTAGATCCAGTACAATTAAGATCACCGGTTGTAATCAGAAACCCAGTCCATTTCTAGGCTCCAAGTCAATGGGCTTAGACCCAAACAATTATCACCGGCCAGGCCGGATTCGAAAATTCGAGAGTAGTTGAAAAAAACCTCCCATCGAAAGAAATGGTCTTCACTTGCCAAGTCAAGCAAAAGCACCGACACGCTAACTACCTGCCACGTAGCAATTTCAACAAGATCCCCGCTAATCCCTCTACACCGAATCAAAACTCGCCAGTTTATCCGAAATTCAAAGCTCCTATTTCATTTCAGTGGCCATTCCAGTCATCCTCAATATCcccttcttattcttcttcttcaagtcagctagagtgagagagagagagagtttcaaTGGCGCTACCGGTTGTTGACACAGAGTACCTGAAAGAGATCGAAAAAGCACGTCGCGATCTCCGTGCTGTCATCGCTTACAAAAACTGCGCTCCTATCATGCTCCGCTTAGCGTAACCAACTAACTAGCTTTCTCATtgcttactctctctctctgtttgaatctttctgttttgatttttttttcggtGAAGGTGGCATGATGCAGGAACGTATGACAAGAACACGAAAACAGGAGGTGCTAATGGTTCGATAAGGAACGAAGAGGAGTGCTCTCATGGTTCTAATAATGGCTTGAAAATCGCTATCGATTTTTGCGGTTAGTTTCTTACTTGCTTTCCACTTAAATTTCacttatatttttgttgattttgattttgattttttgagttttttcagAGGAAGTGAAGGTGAAACATCCGAAGATTACTTATGCAGATTTGTATCAGGTGATCTATTTCACTCCAGTAgtgtttgattaattaatactgcagataattaattaaatgtttaattaataCTGTTTATTATTCTCCATCTATATGtctatttaatttgttgtttcaGTGTTGGTAGCTAATAATTATACTGATAATCAAAGCCTAAACTGATTTTCTTGTCAAAAAGTAACAGTATGTagagatataattgaaaaacttgAGTAAATGAAGTAAAGATTATCCGCGTGGGTGAGTGGCGGAGGTGGAACATTCCTTGGTAAATCTAACCTTATGATTTGTGGATGGAGATAGAAATTCTAAGGACATTACCGCCACTGACAGGACTGAATCACAAGCGGAAGTTCTAAAAATATGTCTTGTCTGACCTGTCTAGTCAATCTTCACAAGAAATGTGAGTGAATGGCGATGGAATGATGATTCCTAGTCATGCAAGTATAGCATAAGGTGGTTCCTGTTCTATTTTCATCCATGTTGGTATTGAGTGCTCACAAATATAGATACCTGACCgtatttttctaattcatgaTTAGGTTTCTAAATTTTACGGGGAAGAATTTGGAGAGATATTCTTTTAGTATGTTACCGTAGCAATTCAGTTGGAATTTGTTGAAGCATGCTGGGAGTTGGGCAACATTAGATGCACTATCATGGTTGCTGTTCTGTTCCTTGGCATGATACACAAAATATTTGCAAAATTATGAACAGACCAGCAAGCCATAACTCCATGATTGCCGCATCAGTTAGTACATTTAGCTTAACATGCGAGTAATTGATATATAATGAGTAGTggattttaatgtaaaatgttTGAATATCCAAGTACAATTGctgagttttaaaatataaggagCAACCGACTCATATTCAACTACTTGCATGTTCAGCTAGCAGGCGTTGTTGCAGTCGAGGTCACTGGAGGTCCGACCATTGATTTTGTTCCTGGAAGAAGGGTATGTGATTGAAGCATTTCTTGAAGATGCAGGTGATTATCAATTTATAACATTGCTGACTATATGTTCATTTTCTTAGGATTCAAATACTTGTCCCAAGGAAGGGCGACTTCCAAATGCCAAACTAGGTATTTTCAGTATTTTAATTACTCT of the Populus nigra chromosome 7, ddPopNigr1.1, whole genome shotgun sequence genome contains:
- the LOC133700245 gene encoding synaptotagmin-1-like — translated: MGFFSTILGFCGFGVGISTGLTIGYYLFIYFQPSDVKDPEVRPLVEHDSETLQRMLPEIPLWVKNPDHDRIDWLNRFIQLMWPYLDKAICKTAENIAKPIIAEQIPKYKIDAVEFETLTLGTLPPTFHGMKVYVTDEKELIMEPCIKWAGNPNVTVAVKAFGLKATAQVVDLQVFASPRITLKPLVPSFPCFANIYVSLMEKPHVDFGLKLLGADLMSIPGLYRVVQEIIKDQVANMYLWPKTLEVPILDPAKAMKRPVGILSVKVLRAMKLKKKDLMGAADPYVKVKLTEDKLPAKKTTVKHKNLNPEWNEEFHVVVKDPESQALELRVYDWEQVGKHDKMGMNVVPLKELTPEEPKIMTLELLKNMDLNDPQNEKSRGQLMVELTYKPFKEDDVNLSFKEQVEQKAPEGTPAGGGLLLVIVHEAQDVEGKHHTNPYVRLLFRGEEKRTKHVKKNRDPRWEDEFQYTLDKPPSNEKLHVEVISTSSRIGLLHPKESLGYVDINLTDVVNNRRTNGKYHLIDSKNGQIQIELQWRPAS